CCAAATCAAAATTAAAGTTGGTTGCACAGTAACCAGGTATACCTGGAGAATCCGGAAAACAACTCATATATCGGTTTAATTTCTCTTCGTATTCCTCTTCTGAAAGATATTCATCAACTACAGTTTTCAATTCATTATAATTCGCATCTTTCATAAAGGAGTTTATTATGGAGAGATCATCTTCATCAAATCCTGAAAAAGAATCGTGTGCAAATAATTTTATGAATCCTCCAATCTCCTCAACAGATCCTGAATAGATGCTGCGCCATACTCTACCGATTCCATCAATAAACTCTTCTGTCTTAAAATTATATATATCTAGAAAATGATTCAGTAAATTAGCTGTAATATTACTATCCGTTTTATTATTGATCTCTTTGATACATGCCTCAAATGTATAGTCAGGACTATAGTTAAGCGGCAATGATTTTTCAATTACTTTAATCCATTCAATCTGCGAGAGCATTGAATGGCCCTCATTTAAACCAAAGATTTTTTGGATTAGTGAGTATCCATCGTTATCTTCAATTTTTGAGTTTGATATCTGTTCCCCAAGATCCTGTATACCAAACTTTTCAACACTTGACGGATGGTTGACCCAGAGTTCAATTAAGTCTTCTAAATTACCCTCCACATTCAACCTAGAACCGTAATCTCTCCATGTCTTATTATCATATGAAAGATAATTTAATACATTACAAACTTTAGAGGGAATGTGTTCTACTAAACAATTAATATTTTCCCTTAATAAAAGATCCCAATTATGTAGTTCCATATCCGAAACTACCTCAGAAAGATCTACTTCAGATTCAATCAAACTTTTTAAACAATTCTCGACTTCGATTCCAGGGTTATCATTGAGATCAGAAATAGCTGAAGAAAACAGAATTTCCTTATCACTTGCTGTGAGTCTTGAAAAGGAATTTTTAAATTCACTTACTTGACCATTCACTAAGAAATTCATCACTTTCTGTACGTCTGGTTTACCGGTCGCAGGGTTCAATTTCTCATTACTGAAGTAAATAAATGGTCGCGGATCATTTTTTGGGATAAACTTTTCTACCCGACTTAAATAAGCTTTCAAGTTATCCTGATTCCTTGTATTGTCATTCCGAGTAATTAAATAAGGGTCTTTAATTAAAGATTCATAATAATCAGGATAATCAGTTTGAAGCACCGTAAACATAGCAATAGCTTGAGGTTCTTTTGTTAACAATTTTATTCCGGATTCATTATCTCGTTTTTTGGCCAGTTCCCAGTTAGCAACAAACGAATTAATCAATGTTTTCACTTGCCTTGGAGTCTTGGTTTCAGAGTGTATTAGTACACCCATAATTCTATTAAGGTTTATTACCGGTTCGTCAATCCATGATAATTGTTGCTCAGTTACCAGCTCTCTTGCATATGTTTTCATATTTCTTTGTTCAACGATTGGTAAATGAATAATATAATCAAATGTCTTACTCATAAAATCTGATACGTAACTTTCATCACTCTTTTGAGATTCACCTTCTTGAATAATTTCTTTTTCCTCAAATGCTATTTTGATCCCATTTCGTAGAACTGTTTCATCACAAGGTAAAATAAAAGCACAGTTACTAGAATGCAAAAAGGTTTTAATTGTATTAAGGGCTGCTAATAATTGTTTTGGGGGCAACCTATCTAAATCGTCAAAAACTAATATCAATTTTTTTCCGTTATTTTTCTTAAGATATTGTTCAACGCTTGCTTCAAACCTTGCCTCATACTGGTCACTATGCAACAGCGCTAAGGTTTTTCTTCCTACTTGGCTGGTTATTTGAAAATTACCCAAAAATATTTTAAGAGCACCTATTCCCAAAGCAAATGTCGCGGGAGAAATCAGTGCTAAAAGTATTGCGTTAACTCGAGGTAAATGTATTACGACATTCGTTACGATTATTGCAACTAAAAATAAGATGTAGAAAATCGCACTTATTCTAAAGGATTTATTTTTTATGAAAAGAGCAAATATTCCCGACCCCATTGCAGTATCTGTATTGCTGGATTCTATTGATAAACCCTCTTCATTAACAACCCCTAGTTCTGCTTGAACTTGACGAACAATTTTTCTATGTAATGATGGTGCATCATCTGCAAATTTCCAAACACTTAAGGTTTTGAGAAGATATTTTTCACTCGTATTAGTATCTGAATTAATTTTATTCTCCAACAATTTAATCACTGATGTTTTACCTGATCCCCATGGGCCAAAAAGACCAATATGTACAGGGAAATTATTTTGCTCTAATACGTCACAAATCACTTCCGCAACTTGAGTATATTGAAACTTATCTCCGCTACTATTTTTCAGTGGTCTATCTTCAAGAAACAGTTTTTTCGTAATAGGACTAGTTGGTTGTGAACGATTGAACATATATTTTCACCACTTATGGAAGAATGTACTATCGATACAATTCTACATTATTTGCAATAGATTGTAACTATCTTCCTAATATAATGTCGTGCTGCTGTGTATGGAAATTTAAATACTTTTCATTTAACTCTCTTCCTTGTTAACATATTTAATCGTTCCGAAGTACACGGCAGTTTATCCAGCTTTGTGCGTAACATTGTCGAACAGTTTAGAAGTC
This Paenibacillus sp. FSL R5-0345 DNA region includes the following protein-coding sequences:
- a CDS encoding P-loop NTPase fold protein translates to MFNRSQPTSPITKKLFLEDRPLKNSSGDKFQYTQVAEVICDVLEQNNFPVHIGLFGPWGSGKTSVIKLLENKINSDTNTSEKYLLKTLSVWKFADDAPSLHRKIVRQVQAELGVVNEEGLSIESSNTDTAMGSGIFALFIKNKSFRISAIFYILFLVAIIVTNVVIHLPRVNAILLALISPATFALGIGALKIFLGNFQITSQVGRKTLALLHSDQYEARFEASVEQYLKKNNGKKLILVFDDLDRLPPKQLLAALNTIKTFLHSSNCAFILPCDETVLRNGIKIAFEEKEIIQEGESQKSDESYVSDFMSKTFDYIIHLPIVEQRNMKTYARELVTEQQLSWIDEPVINLNRIMGVLIHSETKTPRQVKTLINSFVANWELAKKRDNESGIKLLTKEPQAIAMFTVLQTDYPDYYESLIKDPYLITRNDNTRNQDNLKAYLSRVEKFIPKNDPRPFIYFSNEKLNPATGKPDVQKVMNFLVNGQVSEFKNSFSRLTASDKEILFSSAISDLNDNPGIEVENCLKSLIESEVDLSEVVSDMELHNWDLLLRENINCLVEHIPSKVCNVLNYLSYDNKTWRDYGSRLNVEGNLEDLIELWVNHPSSVEKFGIQDLGEQISNSKIEDNDGYSLIQKIFGLNEGHSMLSQIEWIKVIEKSLPLNYSPDYTFEACIKEINNKTDSNITANLLNHFLDIYNFKTEEFIDGIGRVWRSIYSGSVEEIGGFIKLFAHDSFSGFDEDDLSIINSFMKDANYNELKTVVDEYLSEEEYEEKLNRYMSCFPDSPGIPGYCATNFNFDLEKETMELYLSVLVNRHNHLKNNNILIKKIKDELEATASQQVRSKVLEVIQVLQQVNDYKEALYNSRNELMPLDNINIWYRWSEEVFIERLELFFSLYKNDKDAMEWILQSVDSMANIAAGYYNPGLPYSSNSSRYLNILTNQLVSEYIEIEWEDTINQWKNIKAMHNNSRFDMFNYLESPTRSQVISRLSNRCNLSSTIYNGLLKDHYDLAINNHREAVFMRWETIGNEFRSEVMQTMFRLSDETVETCSKLLLKHFSVNPQISYLNELVEWEIPEDYRILYLTDIVDKLPLEDCVDWVTETVALMNREGFNKWMGFSVQYAAELGKIQYNSLKAALETALDLGQERAKLALTVLSKVNLSKSDLKYFKEKVIQYHNVYPELVNHFRYRFKL